Proteins encoded by one window of Halobaculum halobium:
- a CDS encoding AEC family transporter, with amino-acid sequence MALLDIFAGAVLPIIAVAAVGFALGRASDVDAGPLNTVVVYVLAPALVLHSLATAAFSGATIARMTVAVTAYVLGMLVVAEGVGRLLGESEPRLSALVLAATFPNSGNYGIPLSDFAFPAGGRPAAVLYLAIQSVLIYTVGVYVASRAGGGGGLRGVRRVFKIPLVWAVPVALGARALGVVPPAAGTVMQTLQLVGDSSIPVMLLILGIQLSRTDYGAALSQAATPSILKMAVAPAVAVAIALAVGFQDATVARVFVLESAMPAAVTPLILVGAFADDLEIGGVSVPEYVSTVILVTTLASIPLLTGLIALLESGLLV; translated from the coding sequence GTGGCGCTTCTCGACATCTTCGCGGGAGCGGTCCTCCCCATCATCGCGGTCGCAGCGGTCGGCTTCGCGCTCGGACGCGCAAGCGACGTCGATGCGGGCCCGCTAAACACGGTCGTCGTGTACGTGCTCGCGCCCGCGCTCGTGCTCCACAGCCTCGCGACCGCCGCCTTCTCGGGCGCCACCATCGCCCGAATGACGGTCGCGGTCACGGCGTACGTCCTCGGGATGCTCGTCGTCGCCGAGGGAGTCGGTCGGCTGCTCGGCGAGTCGGAGCCCCGACTCTCGGCGCTCGTGCTCGCGGCGACGTTCCCCAATTCCGGGAACTACGGGATTCCGCTCTCGGACTTCGCGTTCCCCGCCGGCGGCCGTCCGGCGGCGGTGCTGTATCTCGCGATCCAGTCGGTGCTCATCTACACCGTCGGCGTGTACGTCGCCTCCCGCGCCGGCGGCGGCGGTGGCCTTCGGGGGGTTCGGCGCGTGTTCAAAATCCCGCTCGTGTGGGCCGTTCCGGTCGCGCTCGGCGCGCGGGCGCTCGGCGTCGTCCCGCCCGCCGCCGGAACCGTGATGCAGACGCTGCAACTGGTCGGCGACTCGTCCATTCCGGTGATGTTGTTGATCCTCGGGATCCAGCTCTCGCGAACTGACTACGGGGCCGCGCTCTCGCAGGCGGCGACCCCCTCGATCCTCAAGATGGCCGTCGCGCCCGCGGTCGCGGTCGCCATCGCGCTCGCTGTCGGGTTTCAGGACGCGACGGTCGCGCGCGTGTTCGTCCTCGAATCGGCGATGCCCGCTGCCGTGACGCCGCTCATCCTCGTGGGCGCCTTCGCCGACGACCTCGAGATCGGCGGCGTCTCCGTCCCCGAGTACGTGAGCACCGTGATCCTCGTGACGACGCTCGCATCCATCCCGCTGCTGACGGGGCTGATCGCGCTGTTGGAGAGCGGCCTTCTGGTGTGA
- a CDS encoding phosphoribosyltransferase: protein MSDLPDDFDCTVTNWEYIYGLCRDVSDQVKAANFEPDVVVALARGGWFAGRCICDFLGLNDLTSLKMEHYVGTAEKSGEPTVRYPMPEGSVQGKDVLIIDDIADTGGSIKRAHEYVADRDCGEVRTATLQLLQTSEFDPDFVGEQLEEWTWMVYPWNFIEDMIDLTTGAIEQADAEAFTVEDVRHHLAEFHGIDRIEMEIAQPDRVEEVVDEMVRRDVIRETADGYRLLTNGVDADGE from the coding sequence ATGAGCGACCTCCCTGACGACTTCGACTGCACCGTCACGAATTGGGAGTACATCTACGGACTCTGTCGGGACGTCTCCGATCAGGTGAAGGCCGCGAACTTCGAGCCGGACGTCGTCGTCGCGCTCGCGCGCGGCGGCTGGTTCGCGGGGCGGTGCATCTGCGACTTCCTCGGGCTCAACGACCTCACGAGCCTGAAGATGGAGCACTACGTGGGCACCGCCGAGAAGTCCGGCGAACCGACCGTCCGGTACCCCATGCCCGAGGGCAGCGTCCAGGGGAAAGACGTACTCATCATCGACGATATCGCCGACACCGGCGGGTCGATCAAGCGAGCCCACGAGTACGTCGCCGACCGCGACTGCGGCGAGGTGCGCACGGCGACGCTCCAGCTCCTCCAGACCTCGGAGTTCGACCCCGACTTCGTCGGCGAACAGCTCGAGGAGTGGACGTGGATGGTGTACCCCTGGAACTTCATCGAGGACATGATCGATCTGACGACGGGCGCGATTGAGCAGGCCGACGCCGAGGCGTTCACCGTCGAGGACGTGCGCCACCACCTCGCGGAGTTCCACGGGATCGACCGGATCGAGATGGAGATCGCCCAGCCGGACCGCGTCGAGGAGGTCGTCGACGAGATGGTGCGCCGCGACGTGATCCGCGAGACCGCCGACGGCTACCGGCTGCTTACCAACGGCGTCGACGCCGACGGGGAGTAG
- the dapA gene encoding 4-hydroxy-tetrahydrodipicolinate synthase — MTISHDTFAGVYPAMTTPFTDGTDEVDHEQLAADARRLADAGVDGLVPVGSTGEAATLTHDEHAEVVETVVGAVDVPVIAGTGSNSTREALDLSERAADAGADAILLISPYYNKPEPAGQYDHFATIADAVDVPQVVYNVPSRTGLNLDVDTVVDLAAHENVQGYKAASGDANQISEIIERTRGEAFDVLSGDDGMTLPIMSMGATGTISVTANVEPERTAELVHAALDGDFERAREIHHELGPLTRALFGETNPIPVKEAMAIRGYGPAELRPPLTRGSDETLRVLTELLAELEGPADAASPADGA, encoded by the coding sequence ATGACGATATCCCACGACACCTTCGCCGGCGTCTACCCGGCGATGACGACGCCGTTCACCGACGGCACCGACGAGGTCGATCACGAACAGCTCGCCGCCGACGCGCGACGACTCGCGGACGCCGGCGTCGACGGGCTCGTCCCGGTCGGCTCGACCGGCGAGGCCGCGACGCTCACCCACGACGAACACGCCGAGGTCGTCGAGACCGTCGTCGGCGCCGTCGACGTGCCCGTGATCGCCGGCACCGGCTCGAACTCGACGCGCGAGGCGCTGGACCTGTCCGAGCGCGCGGCCGACGCCGGCGCGGACGCGATCCTGCTCATATCGCCGTACTACAACAAGCCCGAGCCGGCGGGCCAGTACGACCACTTCGCGACCATCGCGGACGCGGTCGACGTCCCGCAGGTCGTGTACAACGTTCCGAGCCGGACCGGCCTCAACCTCGACGTCGACACCGTCGTCGACCTCGCGGCACACGAGAACGTGCAGGGGTACAAGGCCGCCTCCGGCGACGCGAACCAGATCTCGGAGATCATCGAGCGCACGCGCGGGGAGGCGTTCGACGTGCTCTCGGGCGACGACGGGATGACGCTCCCGATCATGTCGATGGGCGCGACGGGGACCATCTCGGTCACCGCCAACGTCGAGCCCGAACGGACCGCGGAACTGGTCCACGCCGCCCTCGACGGCGACTTCGAGCGCGCACGCGAGATCCACCACGAACTCGGGCCGCTGACGCGCGCGCTCTTCGGCGAGACGAACCCGATCCCGGTGAAGGAGGCGATGGCGATCCGAGGGTACGGACCGGCGGAACTGCGCCCGCCGCTGACGCGCGGGAGCGACGAGACGCTGCGCGTGCTGACGGAACTGCTCGCGGAGTTGGAGGGACCAGCAGACGCGGCGTCGCCCGCAGATGGGGCCTGA
- a CDS encoding 2,3,4,5-tetrahydropyridine-2,6-dicarboxylate N-succinyltransferase, which produces MTLESDIDDLWHRYDDGLTAADADAAVRRTLDEFLDALEAGDVRAARKTGDGVDSWEATEWVKRGVLLNFGLRETERREYGGVGYYDVLPLRETDDLEARGARNTPDGTVLRRGAHLGDDTIMMSPSFVNIAAYVGDGTLVDSCDTVGSCAQLGEDVKLGANTLIGGVLEPVEDAPVIIEDGVSLGAGCRVTSGFRVGENSIVGENTLLTPRIPVYDLVEEEVVYGHLPENRRAFTRFVESSVSDHDLFEGGAYKPAVVATDVETETLEATRREDALRE; this is translated from the coding sequence ATGACACTGGAATCCGACATCGACGACCTGTGGCACCGCTACGACGACGGACTCACCGCTGCCGACGCCGACGCCGCCGTCCGGCGAACGCTCGACGAGTTCCTCGACGCGCTGGAGGCCGGCGATGTCCGCGCCGCGCGCAAGACCGGCGACGGCGTCGACTCGTGGGAGGCAACCGAGTGGGTCAAGCGGGGCGTCCTGCTCAACTTCGGCCTGCGCGAGACCGAGCGCCGCGAGTACGGCGGCGTCGGCTACTACGACGTGCTCCCGCTGCGCGAGACCGACGACCTCGAAGCCAGGGGCGCGCGCAACACCCCCGACGGAACCGTGCTCCGACGAGGCGCCCACCTCGGCGACGACACGATCATGATGAGCCCGTCGTTCGTCAACATCGCCGCGTACGTCGGCGACGGCACCCTTGTCGACTCCTGTGACACCGTCGGCTCGTGCGCCCAACTCGGGGAGGACGTGAAGCTCGGCGCGAACACGCTGATCGGCGGCGTGTTAGAGCCGGTCGAGGACGCGCCGGTGATAATCGAGGACGGCGTCTCCCTCGGCGCGGGCTGTCGGGTCACCTCCGGGTTCCGCGTCGGCGAGAACTCGATCGTCGGCGAGAACACGCTGCTCACCCCCAGGATCCCGGTGTACGACCTCGTCGAGGAGGAGGTCGTCTACGGCCACCTCCCCGAGAACCGCCGGGCGTTCACCCGGTTCGTCGAGTCGAGCGTCAGCGACCACGACCTGTTCGAGGGCGGCGCGTACAAGCCCGCGGTCGTCGCCACCGACGTGGAGACGGAGACGCTGGAGGCGACTCGGCGCGAGGACGCCCTCCGCGAATGA
- the lysA gene encoding diaminopimelate decarboxylase — protein MSAEQSVGGGNPLVRRLADWDADRLRDLAAEHGTPLYVTDLDRVAENCARLRDAFSGADVKYAVKAHTGRAVLETVHEAGLDAECASAGEVRRALDAGFPGERVDYTAVNPPACDLDSVVEWWGDHPDPTITVGARDTLDRLAERGYDGRVCVRVNPGVGAGHHEKVRTGAAPKFGVPYDRAAEVVADARDRFDVVGIHAHAGSGIHAEEDLAAHRDLVARMGELAREIGSAGDEGGDGALEFVNVGGGFGVPYREDDPALDLDAVADATREALGDVAATLAVEPGRYVVADAGVLLTRVNTVKPTPETTVAGVDAGMTDLLRPAMYDAYHAIRTLDVDEADAEGTPEDCARDTGPVTVAGPICETGDTFCDARELPIPERDDLLAVGNAGAYGYEMASTYNSRSRPAEVSLAGDPLRERETLAGVTRLERRGERE, from the coding sequence ATGAGCGCCGAGCAGTCCGTCGGGGGTGGAAACCCACTCGTCCGCCGGCTCGCGGACTGGGACGCCGACCGCCTGCGCGACCTGGCGGCCGAGCACGGCACGCCGCTGTACGTCACCGACCTCGACCGGGTCGCCGAGAACTGCGCGCGCCTGCGCGACGCGTTTTCGGGCGCGGACGTGAAGTACGCGGTGAAGGCACACACCGGTCGAGCCGTCCTCGAAACGGTCCACGAGGCCGGCCTCGACGCCGAGTGTGCTTCCGCCGGCGAGGTCCGCCGCGCGCTCGACGCCGGATTCCCCGGCGAGCGCGTCGACTACACCGCCGTCAACCCGCCCGCATGCGACCTCGACAGCGTGGTCGAGTGGTGGGGCGACCACCCCGATCCCACGATCACCGTCGGCGCGCGCGACACGCTGGATCGCCTCGCCGAGCGCGGCTACGACGGCCGCGTCTGCGTCCGGGTCAACCCGGGCGTCGGCGCGGGCCACCACGAGAAGGTCAGGACGGGCGCGGCGCCGAAGTTCGGCGTCCCGTACGACCGCGCGGCCGAGGTCGTCGCCGACGCCCGCGACCGGTTCGACGTGGTCGGGATCCACGCCCACGCGGGGTCGGGTATCCACGCCGAGGAGGACCTCGCTGCCCACCGCGACCTCGTCGCACGCATGGGCGAGTTGGCGCGCGAGATCGGATCCGCCGGGGACGAAGGCGGCGACGGCGCACTGGAGTTCGTCAACGTGGGCGGCGGCTTCGGCGTCCCGTACCGGGAGGACGACCCCGCACTCGACCTCGACGCCGTCGCCGACGCGACCAGGGAGGCCCTGGGCGACGTTGCCGCGACGCTCGCGGTCGAACCCGGCCGCTACGTCGTCGCCGACGCGGGCGTCCTCCTGACCCGGGTGAACACCGTGAAGCCGACGCCCGAGACGACGGTCGCCGGCGTCGACGCCGGGATGACGGATCTGCTTCGCCCGGCGATGTACGACGCGTACCACGCGATCCGGACACTCGACGTCGACGAGGCCGACGCGGAGGGGACTCCCGAGGACTGCGCCCGCGACACCGGACCGGTCACCGTCGCCGGGCCCATCTGCGAGACCGGCGACACCTTCTGCGACGCTCGCGAGCTGCCGATCCCCGAGCGGGACGACCTGCTCGCCGTCGGCAACGCGGGCGCCTACGGCTACGAGATGGCCTCGACGTACAACTCCCGGTCGCGCCCCGCGGAGGTGAGCCTCGCGGGCGACCCGCTGCGCGAGCGCGAGACGCTCGCGGGAGTTACCCGGTTGGAGCGGCGAGGGGAACGCGAATGA
- the dapF gene encoding diaminopimelate epimerase: MTEPSEQRASAESRTVPAVKYHGTGNDFLVVDAADAAGTVPDRGAFAVHHCDRETGVEGADRTGADGVLFMGIDGTTVDGDGPVTATMTLVQPDASIAEMCGNGARCAAAWVRERTGANVVDLETPAGTRRAVVRDGDGNGGTDGGAGGDGPDEVTVEVEMGRPSFAPEDVPLAADRDAPLVEEDVEGLTVTAVDTGVPHAVAFVDGDAGGVDAVDLESVAPPVRHAEAFPDGANVTLATHTGDGTVDQRTYERGVEGETLACGTGAVAVGAVARRLGVTDRTALAVSPPGGTLQITVPDDAPATLTGPAAREFEIELAVPEAAAGESAE; this comes from the coding sequence ATGACCGAGCCATCGGAGCAGCGCGCGTCCGCCGAGTCGCGGACGGTTCCGGCGGTGAAGTACCACGGCACGGGCAACGACTTCCTGGTGGTCGACGCCGCGGACGCCGCCGGAACGGTCCCGGACCGCGGCGCGTTCGCGGTCCACCACTGCGACCGCGAGACCGGCGTCGAGGGCGCCGACCGAACCGGCGCCGACGGCGTCCTGTTCATGGGGATCGACGGGACCACCGTCGACGGCGACGGTCCCGTCACGGCCACCATGACGCTCGTCCAGCCGGACGCCTCCATCGCCGAGATGTGCGGTAACGGCGCGCGCTGTGCGGCCGCGTGGGTGCGCGAACGAACCGGCGCGAACGTGGTCGACCTGGAGACGCCCGCCGGAACCCGCCGGGCGGTCGTCCGCGACGGCGACGGGAACGGCGGAACTGACGGCGGCGCCGGCGGCGACGGACCCGACGAGGTCACCGTCGAGGTGGAGATGGGTCGCCCGTCGTTCGCCCCGGAGGACGTGCCGCTTGCGGCCGACCGGGACGCCCCGCTCGTCGAGGAGGACGTGGAGGGCCTCACCGTCACCGCCGTCGACACCGGCGTTCCGCACGCGGTCGCGTTCGTCGACGGCGACGCCGGCGGGGTGGACGCCGTGGATCTGGAGTCGGTCGCGCCGCCCGTCCGCCACGCCGAGGCGTTCCCGGATGGAGCGAACGTCACCCTCGCGACCCATACCGGCGACGGAACGGTCGACCAGCGCACATACGAGCGCGGCGTCGAGGGCGAGACGCTCGCGTGCGGGACCGGTGCGGTCGCCGTGGGCGCGGTCGCGCGCCGTCTCGGCGTGACCGACCGAACCGCGCTCGCCGTGTCGCCGCCGGGCGGCACGCTTCAGATCACGGTCCCCGACGACGCGCCGGCGACGCTCACCGGTCCGGCTGCACGGGAGTTCGAGATCGAGCTCGCGGTGCCGGAGGCGGCCGCCGGGGAGAGTGCCGAATGA
- a CDS encoding M20/M25/M40 family metallo-hydrolase encodes MSDGTAASPAADFDPVDFLADAVQIESHESPDAMREYLLETLSDHGAEPWVDNAGNVRATRCAADASAAAQGPHLVCNTHIDTVPPHVDCRRDTDDEGNEVVRGRGACDAKGPLAALLAGFLAVEPTRGRVTLAVTSDEETLSTGADALVRGREDDHPDGPVAPVDGDLFIVGEPTDCDVCVAARGRFEGTLTLTGSAAHAAEPDSGVNAVAALEPALAAIRRFDDGAEAHPMLGEPTLVATGATGGEATNQVPASATITLDRRSVPPETAEGFRASLEAAVREAVADDVGVAFDLTARPTPFLEAFDTDPDHPLVAAVSGAASAVGGTADGEVRPFGAATEASYFSPAPTVVFGPGHLADEAGAVAHSEREYVRVDRVRDAAGTARRALDELLG; translated from the coding sequence ATGAGCGACGGCACCGCGGCGTCGCCGGCGGCCGACTTCGACCCGGTCGACTTCCTCGCCGATGCCGTTCAGATAGAATCCCACGAGTCGCCCGACGCGATGCGAGAGTACCTCCTCGAGACGCTCTCGGATCACGGCGCGGAGCCGTGGGTCGACAACGCCGGCAACGTCCGCGCGACGCGGTGCGCGGCGGATGCAAGTGCCGCGGCGCAGGGGCCGCACCTCGTGTGCAACACCCACATCGACACCGTGCCCCCGCACGTTGACTGCCGACGGGACACCGACGACGAGGGCAACGAGGTGGTTCGCGGCCGCGGCGCCTGCGACGCGAAGGGACCGCTCGCGGCGCTGCTCGCCGGGTTCTTGGCGGTGGAGCCGACGCGGGGACGAGTCACGCTCGCGGTCACGTCCGACGAGGAGACGCTGTCGACTGGCGCGGACGCGTTGGTACGGGGTCGCGAGGACGACCACCCGGACGGCCCGGTCGCCCCCGTCGACGGCGACCTGTTCATCGTCGGCGAACCGACCGACTGCGACGTCTGCGTGGCTGCGCGGGGCCGGTTCGAGGGGACGCTGACGCTCACCGGGTCGGCGGCCCACGCGGCCGAACCGGACTCGGGCGTCAACGCTGTCGCAGCGCTGGAGCCCGCGCTCGCGGCGATTCGTCGGTTCGACGACGGCGCCGAGGCGCACCCGATGCTCGGGGAGCCGACGCTCGTCGCGACCGGCGCGACCGGCGGGGAGGCGACCAATCAGGTGCCCGCGTCGGCGACGATCACACTCGACCGCCGCTCGGTGCCGCCGGAGACCGCCGAGGGATTTCGCGCGTCGCTGGAGGCGGCCGTCCGCGAGGCCGTCGCCGACGACGTTGGCGTCGCGTTCGACCTCACGGCGCGCCCGACGCCGTTCCTGGAGGCGTTCGACACCGATCCCGACCACCCGCTGGTCGCGGCCGTCTCCGGGGCGGCGAGCGCGGTCGGCGGCACCGCCGACGGTGAGGTGCGTCCGTTCGGCGCGGCGACGGAGGCGTCGTACTTCTCGCCCGCGCCGACGGTCGTATTCGGACCGGGACACTTGGCGGACGAGGCCGGCGCGGTCGCCCACAGCGAGCGCGAGTACGTCCGCGTCGACCGCGTCCGCGACGCCGCCGGGACCGCGCGCCGCGCGCTCGACGAGCTGCTCGGGTAA
- a CDS encoding NRDE family protein: MCTLTLAWQVFDEAPVVVAANRDESYGRPSEPPADRGDGVIAPRDAKAGGTWMGVTHAGLFVGITNRWVDGLPGARSRGLLVDDCLRAESAEDAARYVEESCREHGYDGFNLVLADAGAAVLLEWDGYLTVTEFRPGVHVVGNTGYDGHYFEPVARPEAGPAEAQNATRLRAELAPERDESADAWLDRAGRALGTHEFGACVHDETRGFGTVSSTLIRVGVDGSLRYDHADGPPCEAAFESVEMWG; the protein is encoded by the coding sequence ATGTGTACGTTGACGCTGGCCTGGCAGGTGTTCGACGAGGCGCCGGTCGTCGTGGCGGCCAACCGCGACGAGTCGTACGGCAGGCCCTCGGAGCCGCCGGCCGACCGCGGGGACGGAGTCATCGCGCCGCGAGACGCGAAGGCGGGCGGGACGTGGATGGGCGTCACCCACGCCGGCCTGTTCGTCGGGATCACCAACCGCTGGGTCGACGGACTCCCCGGAGCGCGCTCGCGGGGATTGCTCGTCGATGACTGCCTTCGCGCTGAGTCGGCCGAGGACGCCGCACGGTACGTTGAGGAGTCGTGTCGCGAACACGGGTACGACGGCTTCAACCTCGTGCTCGCGGACGCGGGAGCGGCGGTCCTGCTGGAGTGGGACGGGTACCTGACGGTGACCGAGTTCCGCCCCGGGGTCCACGTCGTCGGTAACACCGGATACGACGGTCACTACTTCGAACCGGTCGCACGGCCGGAAGCGGGCCCCGCGGAGGCGCAGAACGCGACGCGACTCCGCGCCGAACTGGCTCCCGAACGAGACGAGTCGGCCGACGCGTGGCTCGATCGAGCCGGGAGGGCGCTCGGCACCCACGAGTTCGGCGCGTGCGTCCACGACGAGACGCGCGGGTTCGGCACGGTGTCCTCGACGCTCATCCGCGTGGGGGTCGACGGATCGCTTCGCTACGACCACGCGGACGGCCCGCCCTGCGAGGCCGCGTTCGAATCGGTGGAGATGTGGGGATGA
- a CDS encoding helix-turn-helix transcriptional regulator has product MSASEAEASLAEDELAGLELVRETGGIHQSDFWKELDVSSRKGSRIAEKLEGLGLIEREDAVYNGHNTYFLAPTAKDLNFSLLMAGDMLSPFIGEEEIDPNSDAFTQWLMNLAYEEY; this is encoded by the coding sequence ATGAGCGCCTCCGAAGCCGAAGCGAGCCTCGCCGAGGACGAGCTCGCCGGCCTCGAACTCGTCCGCGAGACCGGCGGCATCCACCAGTCCGACTTCTGGAAGGAGCTGGACGTCTCCTCGCGCAAGGGGAGTCGCATCGCAGAGAAACTGGAGGGCCTCGGGCTGATCGAACGCGAGGACGCCGTCTACAACGGGCACAACACGTACTTTTTGGCACCGACGGCGAAGGACCTGAACTTCTCGTTGTTGATGGCCGGTGACATGCTCTCGCCGTTCATCGGCGAGGAGGAGATCGATCCCAACTCCGACGCGTTCACGCAGTGGCTCATGAACCTCGCGTACGAGGAGTACTGA
- the purB gene encoding adenylosuccinate lyase — MDIPREDPLAAVSPLDGRYAGRTAPLVPYASEAGLIAARVEVEVEYLLALADEPAIDVDLSNDERADLRAVVDEFDAEDARLVKRLETEGAEGYSATNHDVKAVEYFLRTETPERLHPWIHFGLTSEDVNNLAHRLLVKPAIDAVLVPELRDLRDTLAEEAREHRDVPMLARTHGQPATPTTWGKELAVYAARLATTLGRVTDAADSLSGKLAGASGTYAAHRAAYPDVDWRAFSREFVESLGLEHTPLATQVNPCDDLATLFDALRRVNDVLLDLDLDVWLYVSDGYLGQEAAAGETGSSTMPHKVNPIDFENSEGNLSKANSDLTFLADYVTTSRLQRDLSDSTVKRNMGAALAHCLIGYSKTAAGLSTVVPNEQVMREELEATPEVIGEAVQTILRREGDTAAYERVKELTRGRRVTIEDFRGLFDDLDVDEDVRAELHALTPAGYVGYGGDLVDELDDFADD, encoded by the coding sequence ATGGACATCCCCCGCGAGGACCCCCTCGCAGCCGTCTCGCCGCTGGACGGGCGATACGCCGGTCGGACGGCGCCGCTGGTGCCGTACGCGAGCGAGGCCGGCCTGATCGCTGCTCGCGTCGAAGTCGAGGTCGAATACCTGCTCGCGCTGGCCGACGAGCCCGCCATCGACGTCGACCTCTCGAACGACGAGCGGGCCGATCTGCGCGCCGTCGTCGACGAGTTCGACGCCGAGGACGCCCGGCTCGTCAAGCGCCTGGAGACGGAGGGCGCCGAGGGGTACAGCGCGACAAACCACGACGTGAAGGCCGTCGAGTACTTCCTGCGTACCGAGACGCCCGAGCGCCTCCACCCGTGGATCCACTTCGGGCTCACCAGCGAGGATGTGAACAACCTCGCTCACCGGCTGCTGGTCAAGCCCGCGATCGACGCCGTCCTCGTCCCGGAGCTGCGCGACCTCCGCGACACGCTCGCCGAGGAGGCTCGCGAACACCGCGACGTGCCGATGCTCGCGCGGACGCACGGCCAGCCCGCGACGCCGACGACGTGGGGGAAGGAGCTGGCGGTGTACGCCGCTCGCCTCGCCACGACGCTCGGGCGCGTCACCGACGCCGCCGATTCCCTGTCGGGGAAGCTCGCCGGCGCCTCCGGCACCTACGCTGCCCACCGCGCGGCCTACCCGGACGTGGACTGGCGGGCGTTCTCGCGGGAGTTCGTCGAGTCGCTCGGACTGGAGCACACGCCGCTCGCGACGCAGGTGAATCCCTGTGACGACCTCGCCACGCTGTTCGACGCGCTTCGGAGGGTGAACGACGTCCTGCTCGACTTGGATCTGGACGTGTGGCTGTACGTCTCCGACGGCTACCTCGGGCAGGAGGCCGCCGCGGGCGAGACCGGGTCCTCGACGATGCCGCACAAGGTCAACCCCATCGACTTCGAGAACAGCGAGGGGAACCTCTCGAAGGCGAACTCGGATCTCACCTTCCTCGCGGACTACGTCACCACCTCGCGGCTCCAGCGGGACCTGTCGGACTCGACGGTCAAGCGCAACATGGGCGCCGCGCTCGCTCACTGCCTCATCGGCTACTCGAAGACGGCCGCGGGGCTCTCGACGGTCGTTCCGAACGAGCAGGTGATGCGCGAGGAACTGGAGGCGACGCCCGAGGTGATCGGTGAGGCGGTCCAGACGATCCTCCGACGCGAGGGCGACACCGCCGCCTACGAGCGGGTGAAAGAGCTCACGCGGGGCAGGCGTGTCACGATCGAGGACTTCCGCGGCCTGTTCGACGACCTCGACGTGGACGAGGACGTTCGCGCGGAACTCCACGCGTTGACTCCCGCCGGCTACGTCGGCTACGGCGGCGACTTGGTCGACGAACTGGACGACTTCGCCGACGACTGA